A single window of Aquabacterium sp. OR-4 DNA harbors:
- a CDS encoding SPFH domain-containing protein: protein MSMRSRGVAGLVLVVAVGLGLSSCGTIGSGNVGVRTTLGKINPEELEPGVYLGVPAISQVAEFSGKEIGVDLSDLTPKARDNLSLRDLDVTLYYRVATGQIADLTVKYAGQHVRDEGSRVTLPAHGLLSRLARNAIYEQAARIDSLVMHTQRDELASAVRRGLQAELDANDKGVFTITRVVIRALTTDPAIERTIQESVAAQKQLETTKQRVAIAEAEAQVEIKRAEGVARANQIINQSLTREYLQHESNLALMKFAEKGGATTVVIPANMQTAPLINIGK, encoded by the coding sequence ATGAGCATGCGCTCACGCGGGGTGGCAGGCCTGGTGCTGGTGGTGGCGGTGGGCCTGGGCCTGTCGAGCTGCGGCACCATCGGATCGGGCAATGTGGGCGTGCGCACCACGCTGGGCAAGATCAACCCCGAGGAGCTGGAGCCCGGCGTCTACCTGGGGGTGCCGGCCATCAGCCAGGTGGCCGAGTTCTCGGGCAAGGAAATCGGCGTCGACCTGAGCGACCTCACGCCCAAGGCACGCGACAACCTCTCGCTGCGCGACCTGGACGTGACCCTGTACTACCGCGTGGCAACCGGCCAGATCGCCGACCTGACCGTCAAATACGCCGGCCAGCATGTGCGCGACGAAGGCAGCCGCGTCACCCTGCCGGCCCACGGCCTGCTCAGCCGCCTGGCGCGCAATGCCATCTACGAGCAGGCCGCACGCATCGACAGCCTGGTGATGCACACCCAGCGCGACGAGCTGGCCTCGGCCGTGCGCCGCGGCCTTCAGGCCGAACTGGATGCCAACGACAAGGGCGTGTTCACCATCACCCGCGTGGTGATCCGCGCGCTCACCACCGACCCGGCCATCGAGCGCACCATCCAGGAATCGGTGGCCGCGCAAAAGCAGCTCGAAACCACCAAGCAGCGCGTGGCCATCGCCGAGGCCGAGGCCCAGGTGGAGATCAAGCGCGCCGAGGGCGTGGCGCGTGCCAACCAGATCATCAACCAGAGCCTCACGCGCGAGTACCTGCAGCACGAATCCAACCTGGCGCTGATGAAGTTTGCCGAGAAGGGCGGGGCCACCACGGTGGTGATCCCCGCCAACATGCAGACCGCGCCCCTGATCAACATCGGCAAGTAG
- a CDS encoding ABC transporter ATP-binding protein, which produces MTTPLLTVRGLERRFDKTLALQATDLDVAENDFITILGPSGCGKSTLLRIVAGLDQPTAGRAELEGQRITGPGAERGMVFQSYTLFPWLTVLDNVCFGLRERGLPRAEQLAIAHDFLAKVGLRGFEQHYPKQLSGGMQQRTALARALANRPRMLLMDEPFGALDHQTRELMQELLLGIWEAERTTVLFVTHDIDEAVFMGSRVVVMSARPGRIVLDERVPLPHPRHYSVKTTPEFAGLKARLTEAVRAQVLAAQAQMQAQAAAAA; this is translated from the coding sequence ATGACCACCCCCCTGCTCACCGTGCGCGGCCTCGAACGCCGCTTCGACAAGACGCTGGCGCTGCAGGCCACCGACCTGGATGTGGCCGAGAACGACTTCATCACCATCCTGGGCCCCAGCGGCTGCGGCAAGAGCACGCTGCTGCGCATCGTGGCCGGGCTCGACCAGCCCACCGCCGGCCGCGCCGAGCTGGAAGGCCAGCGCATCACCGGCCCCGGCGCCGAGCGCGGCATGGTGTTCCAGAGCTACACGCTGTTTCCCTGGCTCACGGTGCTGGACAACGTGTGCTTCGGCCTGCGCGAGCGCGGCCTGCCGCGCGCCGAGCAGCTGGCCATCGCGCACGACTTTCTCGCCAAGGTGGGCCTGCGCGGCTTTGAGCAGCACTACCCCAAGCAGCTCTCGGGCGGCATGCAGCAGCGCACCGCGCTGGCCCGCGCGCTGGCCAACCGCCCGCGCATGCTGCTGATGGACGAGCCCTTCGGCGCGCTCGACCATCAAACCCGTGAGCTGATGCAGGAGCTGCTGCTGGGCATCTGGGAAGCTGAACGCACGACGGTCTTGTTCGTCACCCACGACATCGACGAAGCCGTGTTCATGGGCAGCCGCGTGGTGGTGATGAGCGCCCGGCCCGGCCGCATCGTGCTCGATGAACGGGTGCCGCTGCCGCACCCGCGCCACTACTCGGTGAAGACCACGCCCGAGTTTGCCGGCCTGAAGGCGCGGCTGACCGAGGCCGTGCGCGCGCAGGTGCTGGCGGCGCAGGCGCAGATGCAGGCGCAGGCGGCCGCAGCGGCCTGA